From a region of the Butyrivibrio sp. AE3004 genome:
- a CDS encoding alpha-glucosidase — protein MTVGWGENHFSMTRGSFKYKQKFAWREKCKCIGQSKTENSIDYVYQCKKAGEILHLHVDEDKDKTALELTSEAGSASAVNRFWLSFGTNPSEHIYGCGETYSEFDLKGQKVRIWVAEHQNVSRISQKIIKEKIRGPRYNKKLSFDKYESYYVQPTFISSDRYYVHVFMNSFGEFDFSKSDRICIYTQEYPKLICESARDFSQLSYKLSDVLGRQRKLPDWIYDGGIIAMQDWVRDGDKVKEGFDGCGNVDRKLSELEKAGAKVCGVWCQDWCGCRCTGFGYQVMWNWRYDEKQYPKLPEKIKEWKEKGVRFLGYINPFIALEKDIYETAKKNGYCVKDKNGEDYLVTITTFPAAMVDFTNPKAYEWYKNLIKENMIGIGMGGWMADFGEYLPVDSVLFDGDPGVLHNEWPAIWARLNREAIEECGARDEVFFFTRAGFTGTIGDSAMMWTGDQHVDWSVDDGLPSVIPATLSLAMSGYGITHSDAGGYTTIMHMKRSKELLMRWEEMNAFSPLFRTHEGNQPGNNVQYNEDDELLSHTARFTRIHNNLGDYLRKLVDEAVKNGTPVMRPVFYHYDETWSYSDKTEYLLGRDILVAPVLKANEKRREVALPDDTWVHLFSGKTYGKGNYTVDAPLGEPCVFIRKDSEEFEKLLSIVS, from the coding sequence CTGACTGTCGGCTGGGGAGAAAATCATTTCTCCATGACGAGAGGAAGCTTTAAATATAAACAAAAATTTGCATGGAGAGAGAAATGCAAATGTATTGGGCAGTCAAAAACGGAAAATAGTATTGATTATGTTTATCAATGTAAAAAAGCAGGGGAAATTCTTCATCTGCATGTGGATGAAGATAAGGATAAAACAGCGCTTGAGCTTACATCTGAAGCGGGCAGCGCATCAGCTGTAAACAGGTTCTGGCTGAGCTTTGGAACAAATCCTTCGGAGCATATATACGGATGCGGGGAAACATATTCCGAGTTTGACCTGAAAGGCCAAAAGGTAAGAATCTGGGTAGCTGAACATCAGAACGTCTCACGAATATCCCAAAAGATAATAAAAGAAAAAATAAGGGGACCAAGGTACAATAAAAAGCTTTCATTCGATAAGTATGAATCTTATTATGTGCAGCCAACCTTCATATCTTCCGACAGATATTATGTACATGTATTTATGAATTCTTTCGGAGAATTTGATTTTTCAAAGTCCGATAGGATATGCATATATACTCAGGAATATCCAAAGCTTATATGCGAGAGTGCCAGAGATTTTTCGCAGCTTTCATATAAATTGTCTGATGTTCTCGGACGTCAGAGAAAGCTTCCGGATTGGATCTATGATGGCGGGATCATCGCCATGCAGGACTGGGTCAGAGATGGGGATAAGGTAAAAGAAGGCTTTGATGGTTGCGGAAACGTAGACAGAAAGCTTTCTGAGCTTGAAAAAGCGGGAGCAAAGGTATGCGGAGTATGGTGTCAGGACTGGTGCGGATGCAGGTGTACGGGATTTGGCTATCAGGTTATGTGGAACTGGCGCTATGATGAAAAGCAGTATCCAAAGCTTCCGGAAAAAATAAAGGAATGGAAAGAGAAGGGTGTAAGATTCCTTGGTTATATCAATCCTTTTATTGCGCTTGAGAAGGATATTTACGAGACCGCAAAGAAAAACGGCTACTGCGTAAAGGATAAAAACGGTGAGGATTACCTTGTGACCATCACAACTTTTCCTGCGGCAATGGTTGACTTTACCAATCCTAAAGCCTACGAGTGGTATAAGAACCTGATCAAGGAAAACATGATCGGAATTGGCATGGGAGGATGGATGGCAGATTTTGGGGAATATCTGCCGGTGGATTCTGTTTTGTTTGACGGTGATCCGGGGGTTCTTCACAATGAATGGCCTGCGATCTGGGCAAGGCTTAATCGTGAGGCGATAGAAGAGTGTGGTGCCCGGGATGAGGTATTCTTTTTTACAAGGGCCGGATTTACGGGAACTATAGGAGATTCTGCAATGATGTGGACAGGCGATCAGCATGTTGACTGGTCTGTGGACGATGGGCTTCCATCCGTCATACCTGCCACACTTTCACTTGCAATGTCGGGGTATGGCATAACACATTCGGATGCCGGCGGATATACAACCATCATGCATATGAAGCGGTCAAAAGAGCTTCTTATGAGGTGGGAGGAAATGAATGCTTTTTCGCCTCTCTTTAGGACGCATGAAGGTAATCAGCCGGGAAACAATGTTCAGTACAATGAAGATGATGAGCTTCTTTCTCACACTGCGAGATTCACAAGGATACATAATAATTTAGGGGATTATTTAAGGAAACTTGTGGATGAAGCGGTTAAAAACGGTACTCCTGTAATGAGGCCTGTTTTTTATCATTACGATGAGACATGGAGCTACAGCGATAAAACCGAATATCTTTTGGGTAGGGATATTCTGGTCGCACCGGTATTAAAGGCAAACGAAAAGAGAAGGGAAGTAGCTTTGCCAGATGATACCTGGGTACATCTTTTTTCCGGGAAAACATACGGAAAGGGAAATTATACGGTGGATGCACCTCTTGGAGAACCGTGTGTGTTCATCAGAAAGGATTCGGAAGAATTCGAAAAATTATTAAGTATAGTTTCCTGA
- a CDS encoding MFS transporter encodes MGKNREDNFWSKCAYGLADIYGGGAFVVISTFFTVFLTKALGMSPALAGTIPLIGKVWDAVTDPVMGNIVDRTSSKFGAKRFYILIGSIVSSVTFLMLWMNTGITDTLGQYIFYAAMYILFSTGFTIVMVPYNGLLPDMVDDYSKRGSFSGIRMVFSSLGAIMAGLVPTIIITDNTNAGLYFTVAMIFSAVFLVVILLTFFGTWEKRKEPVRVPLRKSFVQSFTVYKSFSFKLFICIFLAGQGAADFVTGLAVYYVDDVLNAYSGGRFTIMMGVLLLSQFSGTIIFSIIAPRTSKKFPILLGFPVRILATVALLFFSYEGAPFVMILVCSFIIGLGMAGASVSIYAILSDMADVDELITSISRPATVSGMATFIRKIATGLSSTVIGICLALIGYDETIAAQKMRQSAAVQSGIAQLYIWLPVALMLLTIVFAKLFPMNKAEYDVIKKEIKRRRGEDNSEITSEEIAVCEKVTGFKYDKLWNKENALSF; translated from the coding sequence ATGGGGAAAAACAGAGAAGATAATTTTTGGTCAAAGTGCGCTTATGGCCTTGCTGATATTTACGGTGGAGGAGCCTTTGTTGTCATAAGCACATTCTTTACGGTATTTTTGACAAAAGCGCTTGGTATGTCTCCGGCGCTTGCGGGAACAATACCTCTTATCGGAAAAGTATGGGATGCGGTAACGGATCCGGTAATGGGTAATATTGTGGACAGAACAAGTTCGAAGTTCGGAGCAAAACGCTTTTACATTTTGATAGGAAGTATAGTGTCATCTGTTACGTTTCTTATGCTCTGGATGAACACGGGAATTACAGATACGCTTGGACAGTATATATTCTATGCCGCAATGTACATTCTCTTTTCAACAGGCTTTACGATTGTGATGGTTCCATACAACGGACTTTTACCTGATATGGTCGATGATTACTCAAAAAGAGGAAGCTTTTCAGGAATAAGAATGGTCTTTTCAAGTCTTGGTGCAATAATGGCAGGACTTGTACCGACAATAATCATAACCGATAACACCAATGCAGGTTTGTATTTTACTGTTGCAATGATATTTTCGGCAGTATTCTTGGTGGTAATCCTTCTTACTTTTTTCGGAACCTGGGAAAAGAGAAAGGAACCGGTAAGAGTTCCGCTGAGAAAGAGTTTTGTGCAGTCCTTTACGGTTTATAAGAGCTTTTCCTTTAAGCTTTTTATCTGCATATTCCTTGCAGGGCAGGGAGCAGCGGACTTTGTGACGGGACTTGCGGTATACTATGTTGATGATGTGCTTAATGCCTATTCCGGCGGACGTTTTACCATAATGATGGGAGTGCTCCTGCTGTCTCAGTTCTCCGGAACTATAATCTTTTCAATAATTGCTCCGAGGACATCCAAGAAGTTTCCTATATTGCTGGGATTCCCTGTGAGGATTTTGGCAACGGTTGCACTTCTTTTCTTCTCATATGAGGGTGCTCCCTTTGTGATGATCCTGGTATGCTCGTTCATTATAGGACTTGGTATGGCGGGAGCTTCGGTCAGCATTTATGCTATTTTGTCAGATATGGCGGATGTGGATGAGCTTATTACTTCTATAAGCCGTCCGGCAACTGTTTCCGGTATGGCAACCTTTATCAGAAAAATTGCAACCGGATTAAGTTCAACCGTGATTGGAATCTGCCTTGCTCTTATTGGTTATGATGAGACGATAGCTGCACAGAAAATGCGGCAGAGCGCAGCAGTACAGAGTGGCATTGCACAGCTTTATATCTGGCTTCCGGTCGCGCTAATGCTGCTTACAATCGTATTTGCCAAACTGTTCCCGATGAACAAGGCAGAATACGATGTGATCAAAAAAGAAATAAAGCGAAGAAGAGGCGAAGATAATTCTGAGATAACATCGGAGGAAATCGCCGTTTGTGAAAAGGTAACCGGCTTTAAATACGATAAGCTTTGGAATAAAGAAAATGCACTTTCTTTTTGA
- a CDS encoding SLC13 family permease: protein MNDKKRGVNLILGPALFLLMSFGFGKTGIIDFTAAKGIGIALWMIYWWVTRPVDITVTALLPGVINALFDIVPMENVISQYASSSIILIFGSCLLTAPWSEIGLDKRISLKALSLIGPSMKSQITVWLIAAVVLSNMMPNVVVVAIFTPIAVSMLAAAGYKDIRKCEAATPILCAIAWGSQVGGAGTPLGGAMNITAIAFIEEFTGKEFMYVDWITRMLPYTIIATVAVLLTMLLKPMKTSSLEGTREYFEKCYKDLGLMKKDEKISLVLFVAAMLGSFVRPLYADLIPGLVPAYLFLILGFVNFLIVSFEKKEMLLTWEKAQKEVMWGMLLLFAGGLALGQILTGSGANDTIANMISSANLSGGFFTILVFALFACVISEMTNSTVSAAVTLPIVIGVTQKMGLNPLPYVFTTAMAMNFESILPVSVRAISVSYGLDPDKLLKSGLGVAFVRMLIAVAVGYITMLIWPGFGVL, encoded by the coding sequence ATGAATGACAAAAAAAGAGGGGTGAATCTGATACTCGGACCTGCATTGTTTTTACTTATGAGTTTTGGATTCGGAAAGACAGGAATAATAGATTTTACGGCAGCAAAGGGTATAGGTATTGCTCTGTGGATGATTTACTGGTGGGTTACAAGACCAGTGGACATCACGGTAACAGCACTTCTTCCCGGTGTGATAAATGCCTTGTTTGACATAGTCCCAATGGAAAATGTGATATCACAATATGCATCAAGCAGCATCATACTTATATTTGGATCATGCCTTCTCACGGCTCCATGGAGTGAGATAGGACTCGATAAGAGAATATCACTAAAGGCACTCTCGCTCATCGGACCTTCAATGAAGTCACAGATTACTGTATGGCTTATAGCTGCGGTAGTACTGTCCAATATGATGCCTAACGTGGTGGTTGTGGCTATTTTTACTCCCATCGCGGTATCAATGCTTGCAGCTGCAGGCTATAAGGATATCAGAAAATGCGAGGCAGCAACTCCCATTCTCTGTGCAATAGCCTGGGGTTCTCAGGTCGGAGGAGCAGGCACACCCCTTGGCGGAGCAATGAATATCACAGCTATCGCATTTATAGAAGAGTTTACAGGTAAGGAATTCATGTACGTTGACTGGATTACGAGAATGCTGCCTTACACGATAATAGCAACAGTGGCAGTTCTTTTAACAATGCTGTTAAAGCCAATGAAAACCAGTTCACTTGAAGGAACCAGAGAGTATTTTGAAAAGTGCTATAAAGACCTTGGTCTTATGAAAAAGGATGAAAAGATAAGCCTTGTTCTGTTTGTGGCAGCTATGCTCGGATCATTTGTAAGACCCCTTTATGCTGACCTTATACCGGGGCTTGTGCCTGCTTATCTGTTCCTCATACTTGGTTTTGTGAACTTTCTTATCGTTTCGTTTGAAAAGAAAGAAATGCTGCTTACCTGGGAAAAGGCTCAGAAGGAGGTTATGTGGGGAATGCTCCTTCTTTTTGCCGGCGGTCTTGCCCTTGGACAGATACTTACAGGATCAGGTGCCAATGACACTATTGCAAATATGATTTCATCAGCAAACTTAAGCGGAGGTTTCTTTACCATACTTGTATTTGCGCTTTTTGCCTGTGTTATCTCCGAAATGACAAACAGTACTGTATCAGCAGCGGTTACTCTGCCAATAGTCATCGGAGTTACTCAGAAAATGGGCTTAAATCCTCTCCCTTATGTATTTACGACTGCTATGGCCATGAACTTTGAATCAATACTTCCCGTGAGTGTAAGAGCAATCTCTGTTTCATACGGCCTTGATCCGGATAAGCTCTTAAAGAGCGGACTCGGAGTAGCCTTTGTGAGAATGCTCATAGCAGTAGCAGTGGGATATATAACAATGCTGATATGGCCTGGCTTTGGAGTTCTCTGA
- a CDS encoding transaldolase family protein, protein MKFFLDSAKLDEIKLAYNTFGIDGVTTNPRHIMLSGKPFMTAITDIANWIKEEGLEGVDKFPVSVEINPHFDKTEDMVEMARKVAKLSPNFVIKIPAIEPGIAAARILEKEGIRTNVTLIFSPSQAILPAKNGSLFVSPFIGWKEQNGEDCKEYIRNIVEIYKNYGFYGKTQIICAAIRTPKQIADCAVAGADIVTCGLAVYQDCMKHAYTNQGLNTFCEAWDNTATE, encoded by the coding sequence ATGAAATTTTTTTTAGACAGTGCAAAACTTGATGAAATCAAACTTGCATACAACACATTCGGTATTGACGGTGTTACAACAAATCCGAGACATATAATGCTCAGTGGTAAGCCTTTTATGACTGCTATAACAGACATCGCTAACTGGATAAAAGAAGAGGGACTTGAAGGGGTAGATAAGTTCCCGGTATCCGTTGAGATAAATCCTCATTTTGACAAAACAGAAGATATGGTAGAGATGGCAAGAAAGGTTGCAAAGCTCAGTCCTAACTTCGTGATCAAGATTCCGGCAATTGAGCCCGGCATCGCAGCTGCAAGAATCCTTGAGAAGGAAGGCATAAGAACTAACGTAACTCTTATCTTCTCACCTTCACAGGCTATCTTACCTGCAAAGAACGGCTCACTTTTCGTTTCACCTTTTATCGGTTGGAAGGAACAGAACGGCGAGGATTGCAAGGAATACATAAGGAACATTGTTGAGATTTATAAGAACTATGGTTTCTATGGTAAGACACAGATCATCTGTGCAGCAATCCGTACACCTAAGCAGATCGCTGACTGTGCTGTAGCAGGAGCAGACATCGTAACCTGCGGACTTGCAGTATATCAGGATTGCATGAAGCATGCATACACAAATCAGGGACTTAACACATTCTGTGAAGCATGGGACAACACAGCAACTGAGTGA
- a CDS encoding NAD(P)-dependent oxidoreductase, with translation MKIGFIGLGIMGESMCENIVKKHDDTVYCFDFIKEKVDLLASKGAVPCADSVELAKNSDVIISMVPKSEHSRSVYESILGVLDSSKTCIDMSTIDPSVSIEISEMVKKTGAQFIDAPVVKSKPAAIDGTLGIYVGGEEKTFEAMLPILKYMGCNVIRMGDNGKGLVMKICHNALVSQIQNGVNETITLAKANGISIPDFTEAVSYGGASNWYLDGQAKKLEAEDYTTAFSIENMAKDVNICVNLAKECGVKMPGEENALNVYQTALERGMAKEDFRATIKVVRDR, from the coding sequence ATGAAAATCGGATTTATAGGACTTGGCATAATGGGCGAGTCTATGTGCGAAAACATTGTGAAAAAGCACGACGATACAGTTTACTGCTTTGATTTTATAAAAGAAAAAGTAGATTTGCTTGCATCAAAGGGAGCAGTTCCCTGTGCAGATTCAGTAGAACTGGCAAAGAACAGTGATGTGATCATTTCAATGGTTCCAAAGAGCGAGCATTCAAGATCAGTATATGAGAGTATCTTAGGAGTTCTTGATTCATCAAAGACCTGCATTGATATGAGTACCATCGATCCCAGTGTTTCAATTGAGATTTCAGAGATGGTAAAGAAGACAGGAGCACAGTTCATTGATGCACCTGTTGTTAAGTCAAAGCCTGCTGCAATCGACGGAACACTCGGTATCTATGTTGGCGGTGAGGAAAAGACCTTTGAAGCAATGCTTCCGATTCTTAAGTACATGGGCTGCAATGTGATCCGCATGGGTGATAACGGTAAGGGCCTTGTAATGAAGATTTGCCACAACGCACTGGTATCACAGATTCAGAATGGTGTTAACGAGACGATCACACTTGCAAAGGCAAACGGAATTTCAATTCCGGATTTTACCGAAGCAGTTTCCTACGGCGGAGCATCCAACTGGTATCTTGACGGACAGGCAAAGAAGCTTGAGGCCGAGGATTATACAACAGCTTTCTCAATCGAGAATATGGCAAAGGACGTTAATATCTGTGTAAACCTTGCTAAGGAATGCGGCGTTAAGATGCCTGGCGAAGAAAATGCGCTGAATGTATATCAGACAGCTCTTGAGAGAGGAATGGCAAAAGAAGATTTCAGAGCTACCATCAAGGTTGTAAGAGACAGATAA
- a CDS encoding DUF4867 family protein — protein MLERLNEVNDVKITSVFDEAFKTYGNIVKGYDFSEMIRFMEENTDIPENGNVYVASVPEMEELGTASKVRELLYGDMPIQVGYCNGRNTTYNGFEYHKGSEINIAVTDFMLVLGHTWEIAEDNTYKVEDARVFFVPKGTAIEMFQTTLHLSPVRVCDEGFKGIVILPRGTNTPLDKKPENESGEERLLLQRNKWVISHPEREPLIRQGAFPGLIGENKELKY, from the coding sequence ATGCTTGAAAGATTAAATGAAGTAAATGACGTAAAGATCACTTCAGTATTTGACGAAGCCTTCAAAACCTACGGCAACATCGTAAAGGGGTACGATTTTTCCGAAATGATAAGGTTTATGGAGGAGAATACTGATATTCCGGAGAACGGGAACGTATATGTAGCTTCCGTTCCTGAGATGGAAGAACTTGGTACTGCGTCAAAGGTCCGGGAATTATTATATGGGGATATGCCGATTCAGGTTGGGTACTGTAACGGTAGAAATACGACTTATAACGGCTTTGAATATCACAAGGGTAGTGAGATAAACATTGCTGTTACTGATTTTATGCTTGTTCTCGGACACACTTGGGAGATAGCAGAAGATAATACATATAAGGTAGAGGATGCGAGGGTCTTCTTCGTACCTAAAGGAACAGCGATAGAAATGTTCCAGACAACACTTCACCTTTCTCCTGTAAGAGTTTGCGATGAAGGTTTTAAGGGAATAGTGATATTACCCAGAGGCACAAACACACCTCTTGATAAAAAGCCCGAAAATGAAAGCGGTGAAGAGAGACTTCTTCTTCAGAGAAATAAATGGGTAATTTCTCATCCGGAGAGAGAACCGCTCATCAGACAGGGTGCTTTCCCGGGACTTATCGGAGAAAACAAAGAACTAAAATATTAA
- a CDS encoding tripartite tricarboxylate transporter permease: MHVILFGMTRAVAKIVQVRYTYLAPLIIMFCFAGSFASTGNTKELVICAAILVFSYLLTILDIDNTPLMLGMILESIMEKNFVTASMAYDRDYTILRQ; the protein is encoded by the coding sequence ATGCATGTAATACTTTTTGGAATGACAAGAGCCGTTGCCAAGATAGTACAGGTTCGTTACACATATCTTGCTCCGCTTATCATCATGTTCTGTTTTGCAGGATCCTTTGCATCAACAGGAAACACCAAGGAGCTTGTAATCTGTGCAGCAATACTTGTATTCAGCTATCTGCTTACAATACTTGATATCGATAATACACCTCTGATGCTTGGTATGATTCTGGAGAGCATCATGGAAAAGAACTTTGTCACCGCATCTATGGCATATGACAGAGATTACACAATTTTGAGGCAATGA
- a CDS encoding fucose isomerase, with protein MKFQTVYVPIGVGTYEMVTAHEQFDNSVKLLKEIDKDIIVPEDILLTVDAIADFVGDKNPDLVILQNITFANAAYAYEVLRRFSCPILLWTLREPVIDGTRLRSNSLTGAYSAANAICAFRGQGKFEHVFGAPSEESVRKEIEATVRAAVVKKQLTNLRMAAIGHTPQGFGFGRALDAELLSKFGVTLDSIEARELINKAKSYTDEECEGDLAEAKEKVVGLDKMPENNIKDFARLYKAYKSYVKENKIGAISSRCWPDFFTEFGTPVCMVLSLLNAVNVPASCESDVYGALSMYIGTAFMDESTFFGDPVSMDEKESSITFWHCGMAACNLARCDTGATVGVHPNRKIGPVMDFGCKASDEATIFRVGRTPDGKFRFFIAEGNVMDKPKQFNGASIVVQTNESAEKIVKETIKDGWEPHYVVIYKHIATELEKLANMLDVTVVRY; from the coding sequence ATGAAATTTCAGACTGTATATGTGCCGATAGGAGTTGGTACATACGAGATGGTAACTGCACATGAGCAGTTCGATAACTCAGTAAAATTATTAAAGGAAATTGATAAGGACATAATTGTCCCGGAAGATATTCTTCTTACGGTTGATGCAATTGCGGATTTTGTAGGGGATAAGAATCCCGATCTGGTAATCCTGCAGAATATCACCTTCGCAAATGCGGCATATGCATATGAAGTATTAAGAAGATTTAGCTGTCCGATTTTACTTTGGACATTAAGGGAGCCCGTTATTGACGGAACAAGACTTCGCAGTAACTCACTTACAGGAGCGTACTCAGCAGCAAATGCGATCTGTGCTTTCAGAGGACAGGGCAAATTTGAGCATGTCTTCGGTGCACCTTCGGAAGAAAGTGTCAGGAAGGAAATCGAAGCTACAGTGCGTGCGGCAGTAGTAAAAAAGCAGCTCACAAACCTCAGAATGGCTGCTATCGGTCATACTCCTCAGGGCTTTGGCTTCGGAAGAGCACTTGATGCAGAGCTTTTAAGTAAATTCGGTGTTACTCTTGATTCTATTGAGGCAAGAGAACTTATAAATAAGGCAAAGTCATATACAGATGAAGAATGCGAAGGTGACCTTGCGGAAGCAAAGGAAAAGGTTGTCGGTCTTGATAAAATGCCCGAGAACAACATCAAAGATTTTGCAAGACTCTATAAGGCTTATAAGTCTTATGTTAAGGAAAACAAAATTGGTGCGATCTCATCACGCTGCTGGCCCGATTTCTTTACAGAGTTCGGAACACCTGTGTGCATGGTCCTTTCACTGTTAAATGCAGTGAATGTTCCCGCCAGCTGTGAGTCGGATGTATATGGTGCACTTTCAATGTATATCGGTACAGCTTTTATGGATGAGTCAACATTCTTTGGAGACCCGGTATCAATGGATGAGAAGGAAAGTTCAATAACCTTCTGGCACTGCGGAATGGCAGCTTGCAATCTTGCCCGCTGCGATACCGGCGCGACAGTAGGAGTTCATCCCAACAGAAAGATCGGCCCCGTTATGGACTTTGGTTGCAAGGCATCAGATGAAGCGACTATTTTCAGAGTAGGTCGTACTCCTGACGGAAAATTCAGATTTTTCATTGCAGAAGGTAACGTAATGGATAAGCCAAAGCAGTTCAACGGTGCCTCCATAGTGGTTCAGACAAACGAATCTGCAGAAAAGATTGTAAAAGAGACAATTAAGGATGGTTGGGAGCCTCATTACGTTGTAATATATAAACATATAGCAACGGAACTTGAGAAACTCGCAAACATGCTTGATGTTACAGTTGTACGCTACTGA
- a CDS encoding ROK family transcriptional regulator has protein sequence MKYQGINLENVKLSNRSSILLLLNNSGAMSRKDIAETVGLTAASVTLICSELLEEGLIVELGEANEEKRVGRKKILVDINPEYGNVLCIAVESDVTYISVTDMKGRVLCNVKIPTDKNVNPEKFFKNVTDECQRLFWKNGIAKEKVLGATVTIPGSVDRKNGISLNTYSIWNESIPVARLIQKELGIDVVVENNLKAYAQTEIYFGIGRTVNNFFVLKWGPGVGASIVIDGKIYQGSNKMAAEIGHMSAVKDGRSCNCGRKGCLETYVSTKAIMDDIKKSLEKKDVDIDDITMENPNVRWIITEKLDMLAHNLRNTISVLDPKHVVLVGYMFDIPGIAGRFIEAYKGYDPLVTDDFFVKSELSVNENHIEGLAVLLSEVFLTQAINEKGQ, from the coding sequence ATGAAATATCAGGGGATAAACTTAGAAAATGTAAAACTCAGTAATCGATCGTCGATACTTCTGCTGCTCAATAACAGCGGAGCGATGTCAAGAAAGGATATAGCAGAGACGGTTGGCCTTACAGCCGCCTCTGTTACATTAATTTGTTCAGAGCTCCTTGAGGAGGGACTGATCGTTGAACTGGGTGAAGCTAATGAAGAAAAGAGAGTAGGAAGAAAGAAAATTCTTGTTGATATAAATCCGGAATACGGAAACGTTCTCTGCATAGCGGTTGAGTCGGATGTTACCTACATATCTGTCACGGATATGAAGGGGAGAGTGCTTTGTAACGTTAAGATTCCGACAGATAAAAATGTAAATCCCGAAAAGTTTTTCAAGAATGTGACTGATGAATGCCAGAGACTGTTCTGGAAAAACGGAATCGCAAAGGAAAAGGTTCTTGGTGCGACGGTTACTATACCGGGTAGTGTGGACAGAAAAAACGGTATCAGTCTTAATACCTACAGTATATGGAATGAGAGCATACCTGTTGCACGGCTTATACAAAAAGAACTGGGAATAGACGTTGTTGTTGAAAACAACCTGAAGGCATATGCACAGACAGAAATTTACTTTGGAATCGGAAGAACGGTTAATAATTTTTTTGTATTGAAATGGGGACCCGGTGTAGGTGCGTCAATAGTAATTGACGGGAAAATCTATCAGGGATCAAACAAGATGGCTGCGGAGATAGGACATATGTCTGCAGTAAAGGATGGACGCAGCTGCAACTGTGGCCGAAAGGGATGCCTTGAAACCTATGTTTCTACAAAGGCAATAATGGATGACATAAAAAAATCGCTTGAGAAAAAAGATGTTGATATTGATGATATCACGATGGAAAACCCGAATGTCAGGTGGATAATCACCGAAAAGCTTGATATGCTTGCTCACAACCTGAGGAACACCATAAGTGTTCTTGATCCGAAGCATGTTGTGCTTGTGGGCTACATGTTTGATATTCCGGGAATCGCGGGGCGTTTTATAGAGGCATATAAGGGTTACGATCCTCTTGTGACGGATGATTTCTTTGTTAAATCAGAGCTTTCGGTAAATGAAAACCATATAGAGGGACTTGCGGTATTATTAAGTGAAGTATTTCTTACACAGGCAATAAATGAGAAGGGCCAATAA